From Brienomyrus brachyistius isolate T26 chromosome 18, BBRACH_0.4, whole genome shotgun sequence, one genomic window encodes:
- the si:dkeyp-117b8.4 gene encoding E3 SUMO-protein ligase ZBED1 yields the protein MNFPAYSLSSSHGPGLKRRGDRATGGVGRPVYCAAVDRRKSKVWNYYTQLSETHVECNVCKKQLSFHNSTTTMREHLVRKHSIRDNGPVPTNTIVASISGTLLPPVPQSNFPTNNTITPSTGSTCMLQPVVSLVVKEELQDADVLPESGDAKRARTTCVANSAGGCASNVSSQEQDAAQPSHSGFVQPENNGTSHNFGSSDSSTSGCSSKRANLLTELILEMVFRDLQPLSVVEERGFRLLLGCLEPHYHVPSPTQLGSLLWHRYHVLKQHLKHHLQASLAPRCLALCTERWRSVAGCGVGGGGQLYSTVSAHFVDKDWRLARCVLETRPMPEFEEEAATRGDAQLMDTLREVLSEFRLPESFVFCVVHDTPWASEVTQPGLAQGAQKQQDRQSETAHNFIRPGQAGAQNLPMGWVALHCAGESLKLCVQEGLREEPVRQALGAARRIISHFQHDVHAAAALSHKAEAANKAGAQLLLDDPGRWATAIDMCESLLELKWVVSSVLEEQKAAPNLADHQWRLLQELVPVLKTVRIAASFLSEDTNGPISALMPCLHGVSRLLSQRMSESSCAVAQCVMEKMRLGMEQRWRLREEDVLLGSPAVLSSFLDPRFKELRFLSPHARSKLHDKVKDLLSAQAYVDDGERDNDRVGVEDDEEEITAGPRTDLALGLGDTLSTASVAPLDSPVSCGSAEESDVILLKQQDTVTPATLNAPTQAGDCRLDRGANRVSSGAGLANQPKGDVPMASRERASPVPQSMYDILLGEDPTERMPEIHQQLENYIAEPLCKRSLSPLHWWRAKEHRFPAVARLARKYLAIPATAVPADRAFAPMEASVFQRRATLGPQHLDHVLFLHQNSDYVENLKGGPQDNVSNSSVHSHSTQQTRESLYQSLVSYDNKAWVGGDDL from the coding sequence aTGAATTTCCCAGCATACTCGCTGTCCAGCAGTCACGGCCCAGGCTTGAAGAGGCGGGGTGACAGGGCAACAGGGGGAGTGGGACGTCCGGTTTATTGCGCTGCAGTTGATCGGCGCAAGTCCAAAGTATGGAATTATTACACACAGCTGAGTGAGACTCATGTGGAGTGCAACGTCTGCAAGAAGCAGTTGTCGTTCCACAACAGCACCACTACGATGAGGGAACACCTCGTCcgcaaacacagtatccgagatAACGGCCCTGTGCCCACTAACACAATAGTAGCCTCCATCTCGGGCACATTGCTGCCCCCAGTGCCACAATCAAATTTCCCAACCAACAACACAATAACCCCTAGCACAGGCTCCACATGTATGCTTCAGCCGGTGGTTTCACTGGTGGTAAAAGAGGAGCTCCAGGATGCTGATGTTTTGCCTGAGTCTGGGGATGCCAAACGGGCACGGACCACATGCGTCGCCAACAGCGCCGGAGGTTGTGCCTCAAACGTCTCTAGCCAAGAGCAAGATGCGGCTCAGCCCTCACACTCTGGATTCGTGCAGCCCGAGAACAACGGCACCAGCCACAATTTTGGGAGCAGCGACAGCAGCACCAGTGGTTGCAGTAGCAAGCGCGCGAATCTCTTGACTGAGCTCATCCTGGAGATGGTTTTCCGAGACCTGCAGCCACTGTCCGTTGTGGAGGAGAGAGGCTTCCGGCTGCTTTTAGGCTGCTTAGAGCCGCACTATCACGTGCCTTCGCCGACTCAGCTCGGCAGTCTGCTTTGGCACCGGTACCATGTCCTTAAACAGCACCTGAAGCACCATTTGCAGGCCAGCTTAGCGCCTCGTTGCCTGGCGCTGTGTACCGAACGCTGGCGCTCAGTGGCAGGCTGTGGGGTGGGAGGTGGAGGGCAGCTATACTCTACTGTAAGTGCGCATTTTGTTGACAAGGACTGGCGTTTAGCCCGCTGTGTGCTAGAGACCCGTCCAATGCCAGAGTTCGAGGAAGAGGCTGCTACACGAGGAGATGCCCAGCTCATGGACACTCTAAGGGAAGTGTTGTCTGAATTCCGCCTCCCTGAAAGCTTTGTCTTCTGCGTGGTCCATGACACACCTTGGGCCTCTGAAGTGACCCAGCCAGGACTTGCCCAAGGCGCTCAGAAACAGCAGGACAGACAGTCGGAGACTGCACATAATTTCATTCGTCCCGGTCAAGCTGGTGCTCAGAATCTGCCCATGGGCTGGGTTGCACTCCACTGTGCGGGAGAATCTCTTAAGCTGTGTGTTCAGGAGGGTCTCAGAGAGGAGCCGGTGAGGCAGGCGCTGGGCGCAGCACGCAGGATCATCTCGCACTTCCAGCATGACGTGCATGCCGCTGCTGCCTTGAGCCATAAAGCAGAGGCTGCGAACAAGGCTGGTGCCCAGCTGCTGCTGGATGATCCAGGACGGTGGGCCACAGCCATTGACATGTGCGAGAGCCTTTTGGAGCTGAAGTGGGTGGTGAGCTCAGTTCTGGAGGAGCAAAAAGCCGCCCCCAATTTGGCTGACCACCAGTGGCGTCTCCTACAGGAGCTGGTTCCTGTGCTGAAGACGGTACGCATTGCTGCCTCTTTCCTCAGCGAAGACACAAATGGCCCGATTTCAGCCCTCATGCCCTGCCTCCACGGGGTGTCCCGTCTCCTAAGCCAGCGTATGTCGGAGAGTAGCTGTGCTGTGGCCCAGTGTGTCATGGAAAAGATGCGTTTGGGAATGGAGCAACGCTGGAGGCTCAGGGAAGAGGACGTCCTCTTGGGCAGCCCAGCGGTCCTTTCCTCTTTCCTAGACCCCAGGTTCAAAGAGCTACGGTTTCTTAGCCCGCATGCGCGTAGCAAACTGCACGACAAAGTCAAAGATCTGTTATCTGCTCAGGCGTATGTAGACGATGGGGAAAGGGACAACGATAGAGTAGGAGTAGAAGATGACGAGGAGGAGATTACCGCAGGACCGAGGACGGACCTGGCATTGGGATTGGGGGACACTCTGTCCACAGCCTCCGTGGCCCCTTTGGATTCCCCGGTGTCCTGCGGTTCTGCCGAAGAAAGTGACGTCATTTTGCTGAAGCAACAAGATACCGTGACCCCAGCTACCCTTAATGCCCCAACACAGGCTGGCGACTGTAGGCTGGATAGGGGAGCTAACAGAGTGAGCAGCGGGGCGGGCCTGGCGAATCAGCCGAAAGGGGACGTGCCAATGGCCTCGCGTGAGCGTGCTTCCCCAGTACCCCAGAGCATGTACGACATCTTGTTGGGCGAAGACCCCACCGAGAGGATGCCGGAGATCCATCAGCAGCTGGAGAACTACATAGCAGAGCCTCTGTGTAAACGTAGCCTGTCGCCATTACACTGGTGGCGCGCTAAGGAGCACCGGTTCCCCGCCGTAGCCAGACTGGCGCGGAAGTACCTCGCCATTCCCGCTACGGCTGTACCGGCGGACAGGGCTTTCGCCCCCATGGAAGCCTCCGTTTTTCAGCGGAGGGCTACACTGGGTCCACAGCACCTGGATCATGTTCTCTTTCTGCATCAGAACAGTGACTACGTGGAGAACTTGAAGGGAGGTCCGCAGGATAATGTCAGTAACAGCAGTGTTCATAGTCACAGTACGCAGCAGACGCGAGAAAGTCTGTATCAGTCATTAGTATCTTATGACAACAAGGCCTGGGTGGGCGGAGACGACCTGTGA